One Pseudomonas brassicacearum genomic region harbors:
- a CDS encoding PspA/IM30 family protein has translation MTQSIWSKLFTALRGGANEVGESIVDQQALRILDQEIRDADTALANAKRELVTIMAKHKLSTDRVGEYNAKIKDLEAKALAAIQANREDLALEVAEAISTLTNELDAEQKHATEFGGYADNMRKDITKAESRIKSLRQQVDMAKARESVQKAQVSASIASGGANGKLETAVGTLNRLQAKQQQRAAELQAQDELADASTGTDLERKLRDAGITPNEGSANAILERLKKKSAE, from the coding sequence ATGACTCAGTCCATCTGGAGCAAATTGTTCACCGCCCTGCGTGGCGGTGCCAACGAAGTCGGCGAATCGATCGTCGACCAACAGGCCTTGCGCATCCTCGACCAGGAAATTCGCGATGCCGACACCGCGCTGGCCAACGCCAAGCGTGAGCTGGTCACCATCATGGCCAAGCACAAACTGTCGACGGATCGCGTGGGCGAGTACAACGCCAAGATCAAGGACCTGGAAGCCAAGGCCCTGGCCGCGATCCAGGCCAACCGTGAAGACCTGGCGCTGGAAGTGGCCGAAGCCATTTCGACCCTGACCAATGAACTGGACGCCGAGCAAAAGCACGCGACCGAATTCGGTGGTTACGCGGACAACATGCGCAAAGACATCACCAAGGCCGAAAGCCGCATCAAAAGCCTGCGTCAGCAGGTGGACATGGCCAAGGCCCGTGAAAGCGTACAGAAAGCCCAGGTCAGTGCTTCAATCGCCAGTGGCGGTGCCAACGGCAAGCTGGAAACGGCTGTCGGCACGCTCAACCGCCTGCAGGCCAAGCAACAGCAACGCGCGGCTGAACTGCAAGCCCAGGACGAATTGGCCGACGCTTCGACCGGCACCGACCTGGAGCGCAAGCTGCGCGACGCCGGCATCACGCCGAACGAAGGCA
- a CDS encoding YjfI family protein translates to MKQMRAGLSAAGYVKHETWVLPENRSLLKQMEKQLRQPILAGSFMSENYMSAGNNWNIDRLYSALQALDEVVANEITLSLVQGSESSIKLEMNDFGGLPIYIAVVGDQVIVDTVLVDVESINDVAAFNDAVLRSREMFPLSSIGIESMPNGQVVYNMFGALSSDSSLTNVVTEVKTLVDNVQRASEAFERFFI, encoded by the coding sequence ATGAAGCAGATGCGCGCGGGCTTGAGTGCCGCCGGGTATGTGAAACACGAGACTTGGGTGCTTCCCGAAAACCGAAGCCTGCTCAAGCAGATGGAGAAACAGCTACGCCAACCGATTCTGGCTGGCTCATTCATGTCGGAGAATTACATGAGCGCAGGTAACAATTGGAACATCGACCGCCTCTACAGCGCCCTTCAGGCCCTGGATGAAGTGGTGGCGAACGAAATCACCCTCTCCCTCGTTCAAGGTTCCGAGTCCAGCATCAAGCTGGAAATGAACGATTTTGGTGGTTTGCCGATTTACATCGCGGTGGTGGGCGATCAAGTCATCGTCGATACCGTCCTGGTGGATGTCGAGTCGATCAACGACGTTGCGGCCTTCAATGATGCCGTGCTGCGTAGCCGGGAAATGTTCCCGCTGTCCTCGATCGGTATCGAGTCCATGCCCAACGGGCAGGTCGTCTACAACATGTTCGGCGCCTTGAGCTCCGATTCCAGCCTGACCAACGTCGTGACCGAGGTGAAAACCCTCGTCGACAACGTCCAGCGCGCCAGCGAAGCCTTCGAACGCTTCTTCATTTAA